A DNA window from Phragmites australis chromosome 11, lpPhrAust1.1, whole genome shotgun sequence contains the following coding sequences:
- the LOC133885111 gene encoding common plant regulatory factor 1-like isoform X2, producing MFVRGMAHDEAVATQKTRKTASPPKDQPAPYPYPDWSTMQAYYGPGVLPPTYFAPAIAPGHAPQYMWGPQPIMPPPFGTPYAAIYPHSGAYPHSLVPMMSNQSSVEPAKSANSKDKSFNKKLKEIDGNAVSAGSGNSKRTVSSSEDYSAEGSSDVNDQKVCKTPRKRSADDGPETTAAAKMEGVIAPNHTLGNTAILPHHFFPAPVIKPTATNVANSRAMGATISPSPGVMVPAHAGVPTDSSIKDERELKRDKRKQSNRESARRSRLRKQAETEELSTQVESLTAENTSLRSEISRLTDSSEKLRLENSALMVKLKDTAALTPAEPSLDKAATAASSPRAVENFLSMIDSTNTTGVSRHTEHSEPQLRQLLDSSPVTDVVAVT from the exons ATGTTTGTAAGAGGCATGGCACATGATGAAGCTGTGGCTACCCAGAAGACTAGAAAAACAGCCTCACCTCCTAAG GATCAACCAGCTCCTTATCCATATCCTGATTGGTCGACCATGCAG GCATACTATGGCCCTGGTGTGTTGCCGCCAACATATTTTGCTCCAGCAATAGCTCCAGGTCATGCACCGCAATACATGTGGGGTCCTcag CCTATAATGCCACCCCCTTTCGGGACACCGTATGCTGCAATCTACCCACATAGTGGAGCATACCCGCATTCCCTTGTGCCCATG ATGTCAAATCAATCGAGTGTGGAGCCAGCCAAGTCTGCAAACAGCAAGGATAAAAGTTTCAACAAGAAACTTAAGGAAATTGATGGGAATGCAGTATCTGCCGGCAGTGGTAACAGTAAAAGAACAGTGTCATCCAG TGAAGATTACAGTGCAGAGGGCTCCAGCGATGTAAATGACCAGAAG GTGTGCAAAACTCCCAGGAAACGGAGCGCTGATGATGGGCCCG AAACAACCGCAGCTGCAAAGATGGAAGGTGTTATAGCTCCTAACCATACGCTAGGAAATACAGCCATTTTGCCACATCACTTCTTTCCAGCTCCAGTAATTAAGCCCACTGCTACAAATGTTGCTAATTCGAGGGCAATGGGCGCAACGATATCTCCATCACCTGGCGTGATGGTTCCAGCTCATGCCGGAGTACCAACTGACTCATCAATCAAG GATGAGAGGGAACTAAAGCGTGACAAGAGGAAGCAATCAAATAGAGAGTCTGCTAGACGGTCAAGGCTGAGAAAGCAG GCTGAAACAGAGGAGCTGTCGACACAAGTGGAATCACTTACAGCAGAGAACACATCCCTTAGATCGGAAATCAGCAGGCTAACAGATAGCTCTGAGAAGCTCAGATTAGAGAACTCCGCTCTAATG GTGAAACTGAAGGACACGGCAGCACTGACCCCTGCAGAACCGTCTCTGGACAAAGCAGCTACAGCCGCCTCCTCTCCCCGTGCCGTGGAGAATTTCTTGTCGATGATTGACAGCACAAACACGACGGGTGTCAGTCGGCACACGGAGCACAGCGAGCCCCAGCTCCGGCAGCTGCTGGACTCTAGTCCGGTGACTGATGTTGTTGCTGTAACCTGA
- the LOC133885111 gene encoding common plant regulatory factor 1-like isoform X1 — translation MFVRGMAHDEAVATQKTRKTASPPKDQPAPYPYPDWSTMQAYYGPGVLPPTYFAPAIAPGHAPQYMWGPQPIMPPPFGTPYAAIYPHSGAYPHSLVPMMSNQSSVEPAKSANSKDKSFNKKLKEIDGNAVSAGSGNSKRTVSSSEDYSAEGSSDVNDQKVCKTPRKRSADDGPGAETTAAAKMEGVIAPNHTLGNTAILPHHFFPAPVIKPTATNVANSRAMGATISPSPGVMVPAHAGVPTDSSIKDERELKRDKRKQSNRESARRSRLRKQAETEELSTQVESLTAENTSLRSEISRLTDSSEKLRLENSALMVKLKDTAALTPAEPSLDKAATAASSPRAVENFLSMIDSTNTTGVSRHTEHSEPQLRQLLDSSPVTDVVAVT, via the exons ATGTTTGTAAGAGGCATGGCACATGATGAAGCTGTGGCTACCCAGAAGACTAGAAAAACAGCCTCACCTCCTAAG GATCAACCAGCTCCTTATCCATATCCTGATTGGTCGACCATGCAG GCATACTATGGCCCTGGTGTGTTGCCGCCAACATATTTTGCTCCAGCAATAGCTCCAGGTCATGCACCGCAATACATGTGGGGTCCTcag CCTATAATGCCACCCCCTTTCGGGACACCGTATGCTGCAATCTACCCACATAGTGGAGCATACCCGCATTCCCTTGTGCCCATG ATGTCAAATCAATCGAGTGTGGAGCCAGCCAAGTCTGCAAACAGCAAGGATAAAAGTTTCAACAAGAAACTTAAGGAAATTGATGGGAATGCAGTATCTGCCGGCAGTGGTAACAGTAAAAGAACAGTGTCATCCAG TGAAGATTACAGTGCAGAGGGCTCCAGCGATGTAAATGACCAGAAG GTGTGCAAAACTCCCAGGAAACGGAGCGCTGATGATGGGCCCG GTGCAGAAACAACCGCAGCTGCAAAGATGGAAGGTGTTATAGCTCCTAACCATACGCTAGGAAATACAGCCATTTTGCCACATCACTTCTTTCCAGCTCCAGTAATTAAGCCCACTGCTACAAATGTTGCTAATTCGAGGGCAATGGGCGCAACGATATCTCCATCACCTGGCGTGATGGTTCCAGCTCATGCCGGAGTACCAACTGACTCATCAATCAAG GATGAGAGGGAACTAAAGCGTGACAAGAGGAAGCAATCAAATAGAGAGTCTGCTAGACGGTCAAGGCTGAGAAAGCAG GCTGAAACAGAGGAGCTGTCGACACAAGTGGAATCACTTACAGCAGAGAACACATCCCTTAGATCGGAAATCAGCAGGCTAACAGATAGCTCTGAGAAGCTCAGATTAGAGAACTCCGCTCTAATG GTGAAACTGAAGGACACGGCAGCACTGACCCCTGCAGAACCGTCTCTGGACAAAGCAGCTACAGCCGCCTCCTCTCCCCGTGCCGTGGAGAATTTCTTGTCGATGATTGACAGCACAAACACGACGGGTGTCAGTCGGCACACGGAGCACAGCGAGCCCCAGCTCCGGCAGCTGCTGGACTCTAGTCCGGTGACTGATGTTGTTGCTGTAACCTGA
- the LOC133885846 gene encoding putative glucose-6-phosphate 1-epimerase isoform X2 — protein sequence MSMGHFANSMDPRSGLGVVKDWNGVAQVVLRSPKGASARVSLHGGQVVSWRNDRGEELLFTSSKAILKPPNAMRGGIQMCFPQFGISGTLERHGFARNRIWILDDDHPPINHNDNGSKASVDLLLKPSEDDLKYWPHCEVRIEGLETLDYLDNLSHRERFTEQGDAITFESEVDRVYVSSPNVIAVLDHEKKHSFVIRKEGLPDVVVWNPWEKKSKTMVDFGDEEYKQMLCVDAAAVERTITLKPREEWTGKLELSAVSSTNCCDHLDHPVSI from the exons ATGAGCATGGGGCACTTCGCCAACTCGATGGATCCGAGGTCGGGTCTGGGGGTGGTCAAGGACTGGAACGGGGTTGCCCAGGTCGTGCTCCGCTCGCCCAAGGGAGCCTCCGCGCGG GTGAGCCTGCACGGCGGGCAGGTCGTCTCCTGGAGGAACGACCGCGGCGAGGAGCTCCTCTTCACCAGCAGCAAG GCAATCTTGAAGCCGCCAAATGCAATGCGTGGTGGAATTCAGATGTGCTTCCCACAG TTTGGAATCTCTGGGACATTGGAGCGACATGGATTTGCAAGGAACAGGATATGGATCCTAGATGATGACCACCCACCAATTAATCATAATGATAACGGCAGCAAAGCTTCTGTTGACCTTCTACTAAAGCCATCTGAAGACGACCTCAAGTACTGGCCACATTG TGAGGTGAGGATAGAAGGTCTGGAGACCCTTGATTATCTCGACAATCTTAGCCACAGAGAACGATTTACAGAACAAGGAGATGCCATAACATTTGAGTCAGAG GTTGACCGGGTCTATGTTAGCTCCCCAAATGTAATAGCAGTTCTTGACCATGAGAAGAAACACTCATTTGTCATAAGAAAGGAAGGACTACCTGATGTTG TTGTGTGGAATCCATGGGAAAAGAAATCAAAGACTATGGTGGACTTCGGTGATGAGGAATACAAGCAGATGCTTTGTGTCGATGCGGCCGCCGTGGAGAGAACAATCACACTAAAACCAAGGGAGGAGTGGACAGGGAAGCTGGAGCTTTCTGCGGTTTCATCGACCAACTGCTGCGATCATCTTGATCACCCCGTTAGCATCTAG
- the LOC133885846 gene encoding putative glucose-6-phosphate 1-epimerase isoform X1, with protein sequence MSMGHFANSMDPRSGLGVVKDWNGVAQVVLRSPKGASARVSLHGGQVVSWRNDRGEELLFTSSKAILKPPNAMRGGIQMCFPQFGISGTLERHGFARNRIWILDDDHPPINHNDNGSKASVDLLLKPSEDDLKYWPHCFEFRQRVSLSKDGDLSLVSRIRNVNGKPFNFSFAYHTYLSVSDISEVRIEGLETLDYLDNLSHRERFTEQGDAITFESEVDRVYVSSPNVIAVLDHEKKHSFVIRKEGLPDVVVWNPWEKKSKTMVDFGDEEYKQMLCVDAAAVERTITLKPREEWTGKLELSAVSSTNCCDHLDHPVSI encoded by the exons ATGAGCATGGGGCACTTCGCCAACTCGATGGATCCGAGGTCGGGTCTGGGGGTGGTCAAGGACTGGAACGGGGTTGCCCAGGTCGTGCTCCGCTCGCCCAAGGGAGCCTCCGCGCGG GTGAGCCTGCACGGCGGGCAGGTCGTCTCCTGGAGGAACGACCGCGGCGAGGAGCTCCTCTTCACCAGCAGCAAG GCAATCTTGAAGCCGCCAAATGCAATGCGTGGTGGAATTCAGATGTGCTTCCCACAG TTTGGAATCTCTGGGACATTGGAGCGACATGGATTTGCAAGGAACAGGATATGGATCCTAGATGATGACCACCCACCAATTAATCATAATGATAACGGCAGCAAAGCTTCTGTTGACCTTCTACTAAAGCCATCTGAAGACGACCTCAAGTACTGGCCACATTG TTTTGAATTCCGTCAGAGGGTCTCTCTTTCAAAGGATGGGGATCTGTCATTAGTATCACGCATAAGAAATGTCAATGGCAAGCCATTCAATTTTTCATTTGCTTATCACACATACCTTTCTGTTTCTGACATCAG TGAGGTGAGGATAGAAGGTCTGGAGACCCTTGATTATCTCGACAATCTTAGCCACAGAGAACGATTTACAGAACAAGGAGATGCCATAACATTTGAGTCAGAG GTTGACCGGGTCTATGTTAGCTCCCCAAATGTAATAGCAGTTCTTGACCATGAGAAGAAACACTCATTTGTCATAAGAAAGGAAGGACTACCTGATGTTG TTGTGTGGAATCCATGGGAAAAGAAATCAAAGACTATGGTGGACTTCGGTGATGAGGAATACAAGCAGATGCTTTGTGTCGATGCGGCCGCCGTGGAGAGAACAATCACACTAAAACCAAGGGAGGAGTGGACAGGGAAGCTGGAGCTTTCTGCGGTTTCATCGACCAACTGCTGCGATCATCTTGATCACCCCGTTAGCATCTAG
- the LOC133884180 gene encoding uncharacterized protein LOC133884180: MSEIVRRVPCEEDRVHMAVVCRSWHAALAKLDPPPPPLPCLLLPSDDLTRTYCILSGCRSHHQYHDQVGVRYFGSYDGGYIFVALDQTRRHRLVDLSTGGIHILPDVVCPRYHPSVQHVHNMVILAATLSSPPDDPDSVAAGIVTYQRDGDGPRHRRYAFWRMGAGVAFDTMPPHNPDPTDPNSAVEDVVYRNEAFHFLTHGEDIDVCAPAFAENVNMGAVVATTTRRFLPRDGGNDVFVRARYLVQSRGELLMVVRFTPHPQFPTSEFKVFRMIGPQMPDDDGGGGVFGYPWSWSQLDTLGGRMLFVGRGCSRSYEVASYPGFDNGVYFSDDRSFYDEEIMFRGVNERQYPCSDNGKWSEGPPPDAEHFFPEQGPSNHSSPAWLLI; this comes from the coding sequence ATGTCCGAGATCGTCCGCCGAGTCCCTTGCGAAGAGGACCGCGTCCACATGGCCGTCGTCTGCCGCTCATGGCACGCAGCGCTCGCGAAGCTCGACCCCCCGCCGCCCCCGCTCccgtgcctcctcctcccgtccGACGACTTGACTCGCACCTACTGCATCCTCAGCGGCTGCAGaagccaccaccagtaccacgATCAGGTCGGCGTGCGTTACTTCGGCTCGTACGACGGCGGCTACATCTTCGTCGCCTTGGACCAGACTCGCCGTCACCGGCTCGTCGACCTCAGTACAGGAGGGATCCACATCCTCCCCGACGTGGTCTGTCCCAGATACCACCCGAGCGTCCAACACGTCCACAACATGGTCATCCTCGCCGCCACCCTCTCGTCCCCGCCGGATGACCCCGACTCCGTCGCCGCCGGCATTGTCACCTATCAGCGCGACGGCGACGGCCCGCGCCATCGCCGCTACGCGTTCTGGCGCATGGGTGCTGGGGTGGCCTTCGATACTATGCCTCCTCATAATCCTGACCCAACAGACCCGAATTCGGCTGTGGAGGACGTCGTATACCGCAACGAAGCATTCCATTTCCTCACCCACGGCGAAGACATCGACGTGTGCGCACCGGCCTTCGCTGAGAATGTGAACATGGGAGCAGTAGTAGCGACGACGACACGCCGCTTCCTGCCCAGGGACGGCGGTAACGACGTGTTCGTTCGTGCTCGCTACCTCGTGCAGTCCCGCGGGGAACTGCTGATGGTCGTCAGGTTCACTCCTCATCCTCAGTTTCCAACGTCGGAGTTCAAGGTGTTCCGCATGATTGGACCGCAGATGcccgacgacgacggcggcggcggcgtgttTGGGTACCCCTGGTCCTGGAGCCAGCTGGACACGCTGGGTGGCCGGATGCTGTTCGTGGGCCGAGGCTGCTCCAGATCCTACGAAGTGGCTAGCTACCCGGGGTTCGATAACGGCGTCTACTTCTCGGATGATCGGAGCTTCTACGACGAGGAGATCATGTTCCGCGGTGTCAATGAGAGGCAGTACCCCTGCAGCGACAACGGGAAGTGGTCGGAAGGGCCGCCTCCCGATGCCGAGCACTTCTTCCCGGAGCAGGGCCCTTCGAACCACTCTTCTCCGGCTTGGCTTCTCATTTGA
- the LOC133884181 gene encoding uncharacterized protein LOC133884181 — MDAQLHALPADALRCIYARLACLVDRCAMASVCRLWRAAVTNLAPRLPDAPLPAQLPWLLLPHAEGPTFSCLLSGSALHYLHVPDDARVARCFGSSDGGWVFLAFGQTEGHALLNLHTNRRIGLPNATRIGRGLEEYTMVIHAATLSSPPLDEGCIGAAIVTHALRPTRPNITFWRMGDAVASGAFGTSWSLRVVDIISRNGAFHCLTREERILLCSPVFNEDGVVDYEGMQLRLLPVRGYDQHVHGRYLVESRGELLMAVRFTPAADRQMPTSSFRVFRLIESHILNSDKVDYTWDELHTLGGRMLFIGQGCSRCYEMGDFPGFQDGIYFMDDRRFYNNVLPGEDDSSYDKVMPMGPDGREYPCSDNGKWPGPSPGGHVERCFFQLEQEQGEHTSPVWFLP; from the coding sequence ATGGACGCGCAGTTGCACGCCCTCCCCGCCGACGCCCTCCGCTGCATCTACGCCCGCCTCGCGTGCCTCGTCGACCGCTGCGCCATGGCCAGCGTCTGCCGCCTATGGCGCGCCGCCGTCACGAACCTCGCGCCCCGACTCCCCGACGCGCCCTTGCCGGCCCAGCTCCCATGGCTTCTCCTCCCGCACGCTGAGGGACCAACCTTCTCCTGCCTCCTCAGCGGCAGCGCCCTCCACTACCTCCACGTCCCGGACGACGCACGCGTGGCGCGCTGCTTCGGCTCGTCCGACGGCGGGTGGGTTTTCCTCGCCTTCGGCCAAACTGAAGGACACGCGCTCCTCAACCTCCACACGAACCGGCGCATCGGCCTCCCCAACGCTACGCGCATTGGCCGAGGACTTGAGGAGTACACCATGGTCATCCACGCCGCAACCCTCTCCTCCCCGCCGCTTGACGAAGGCTGCATCGGCGCCGCCATCGTCACCCATGCACTCCGCCCCACCCGTCCGAACATTACGTTCTGGCGCATGGGTGATGCTGTAGCCTCGGGAGCATTCGGAACCTCCTGGTCTTTGAGGGTGGTCGACATCATATCTCGCAACGGAGCATTTCATTGCCTCACCCGCGAGGAACGCATCCTCCTGTGCTCGCCGGTGTTCAATGAGGATGGGGTCGTGGATTATGAAGGTATGCAACTGCGCCTACTGCCCGTCCGTGGTTACGACCAGCACGTCCATGGCCGCTACCTCGTGGAGTCCCGAGGGGAACTGCTCATGGCCGTCAGGTTCACTCCTGCTGCTGATCGTCAGATGCCAACGTCGTCCTTCAGGGTGTTTCGGTTGATCGAATCACATATTCTCAACAGCGACAAGGTCGATTACACCTGGGACGAGCTGCACACGCTGGGTGGCCGGATGCTGTTCATTGGGCAAGGATGCTCCAGATGCTACGAGATGGGCGACTTTCCCGGGTTCCAGGATGGCATTTACTTCATGGATGATAGGAGATTCTACAACAACGTATTGCCGGGAGAGGATGATAGCTCGTACGACAAGGTGATGCCAATGGGCCCGGATGGCCGGGAGTACCCCTGCAGCGACAACGGGAAGTGGCCGGGACCATCCCCCGGCGGCCACGTCGAACGCTGCTTCTTCCAGCTGGAGCAGGAACAGGGCGAGCACACTTCTCCTGTTTGGTTTCTCCCTTAG
- the LOC133885327 gene encoding vacuolar protein sorting-associated protein 25-like isoform X1 produces MENNETKKMKRLGNFELPDFFNYAPYFTLQPTRATGEMQVRLWKELILQYCKSQRIYIVSLEQDFPLFSNPAIERSLSREAKEVFLSALVTEGHAEWMDRNHNTCLILWLRIQDWASYILSFVKENGLGSTMPIEDIRSGFDTRGTELAGIDSIVLMRALRLLEQQGKAAIFKVNDCEGVKFCV; encoded by the exons ATGGAGAACAATGAGACCAAAAAGATGAAGCGGCTGGGGAATTTTGAGCTTCCAGACTTCTTCAACTACGCTCCTTACTTCAC TTTGCAGCCAACGAGGGCAACAGGTGAAATGCAAGTGCGTCTATGGAAAGAACTGATACTTCAATATTGTAAAAGCCAACGGATATACATCGTCTCACTTGAACAAGATTTTCCATTGTTCTCCAATCCAGCGATTGAAA GATCTCTATCCCGTGAGGCAAAGGAAGTTTTCCTTTCAGCTCTTGTTACTGAAG GGCATGCGGAGTGGATGGACAGGAATCACAACACGTGTCTGATTCTCTGGCTAAGGATACAAGATTGGGCCAGCTACATATTAAGCTTT GTAAAGGAGAATGGATTGGGGAGCACAATGCCTATTGAAGATATACGCTCCGGATTTGACACACGTGGAACTG AACTCGCTGGAATTGATAGCATTGTTCTAATGCGTGCTCTGCGATTGTTGGAACAACAGGGCAAAGCTGCTATCTTCAAGGTCAATGATTGTGAAGGCGTAAAGTTCTGTGTCTGA
- the LOC133885327 gene encoding vacuolar protein sorting-associated protein 25-like isoform X2 has protein sequence MENNETKKMKRLGNFELPDFFNYAPYFTLQPTRATGEMQVRLWKELILQYCKSQRIYIVSLEQDFPLFSNPAIERSLSREAKEVFLSALVTEGHAEWMDRNHNTCLILWLRIQDWASYILSFVKENGLGSTMPIEDIRSGFDTRGTGQSCYLQGQ, from the exons ATGGAGAACAATGAGACCAAAAAGATGAAGCGGCTGGGGAATTTTGAGCTTCCAGACTTCTTCAACTACGCTCCTTACTTCAC TTTGCAGCCAACGAGGGCAACAGGTGAAATGCAAGTGCGTCTATGGAAAGAACTGATACTTCAATATTGTAAAAGCCAACGGATATACATCGTCTCACTTGAACAAGATTTTCCATTGTTCTCCAATCCAGCGATTGAAA GATCTCTATCCCGTGAGGCAAAGGAAGTTTTCCTTTCAGCTCTTGTTACTGAAG GGCATGCGGAGTGGATGGACAGGAATCACAACACGTGTCTGATTCTCTGGCTAAGGATACAAGATTGGGCCAGCTACATATTAAGCTTT GTAAAGGAGAATGGATTGGGGAGCACAATGCCTATTGAAGATATACGCTCCGGATTTGACACACGTGGAACTG GGCAAAGCTGCTATCTTCAAGGTCAATGA